A single window of Crassostrea angulata isolate pt1a10 chromosome 8, ASM2561291v2, whole genome shotgun sequence DNA harbors:
- the LOC128160221 gene encoding patched domain-containing protein 3-like isoform X1, translated as MRPLYINEINSIDAFIREKILVEDSEVRKFRHRDICALGRSGCEVVGSILLSPKFQSDFVTGNVTFPVYNKISMTSLLAKPVSNRGVLVHTIGVRLRYYLRQNTTNASKLSKHWAKVFIKTMKTFNTNLTEVAFSHSDSLSEELDNIKESATIYFIITLLIMVVYALISSATFNCNNVANRMNLAFAGIFASLLSIVSSFGLVITCGLEFTTVAGVIPFLIIGIGIDDMFILLSGMAGAPPLYKSTVEERMAFMLKKGGVAITITSVTDMIAFIIGASAVFVSIKIFCLYTAVAVFFCYLNQLFILCPAIAINECRTEQKRHFCCCTQRVKSKEIYKRKSKSRCFIQCFAGHQPKSREDVESPLEKYPKRLISLILRYKPGKLIVAVVFLAYIVSSIYGALNLKQGLDVHNLVSKDSYYYTYGVWDTTYFTSDPMVTVCITNTQQYHTPQVQNQIRSLIVTVKKDDNIDDHFAINWLAVYKDSAFYNSTSENAFVKALREFLLSPQGQMFSNDIVLDETTNSIVSSKIHLRTVNLKTQEEQGDLMLRIREIEKHAPVQCIIFSPIFTLCEQYIQILSTTLQTVGITLAVVLLVKYFFMPNIVVGVVVAMTLVSIIVGIFGFMYYFDLSLNSMTMIHLVMSVGFSVDFSVHICHAFLSLKSNDRDKVLEEAIDATGGPILNAAISSMLGVVILIISDSYAFLCFGKVMLLVLGLGLLHACLFLPLFLYILMPCLLHQKNAVEPEKARVELNYLETFTIYDPRLFKSELSLNTPGNYSDDFEESEFDCSSVSSGNEHVSPNQDEEKQ; from the exons ATGAGGCCattatatatcaatgaaatcaactCAATAGACGCTTTCATTAGAGAAAAAATCCTTGTTGAAGACTCAGAAGTGCGCAAGTTTAGACACAGAGATATTTGTGCATTGGGTCGGAGTGGGTGTGAAGTCGTTGGAAGTATCTTACTATCCCCGAAATTTCAAAGCGACTTTGTGACGGGAAATGTGACGTTTCCAGTTTATAACAAAATCTCCATGACTTCTCTGCTTGCAAAACCGGTTTCTAACCGCGGTGTTTTGGTACACACGATCGGTGTTAGGTTACGTTATTATCTAAGACAGAACACGACTAATGCCTCTAAACTTTCCAAACATTGGGCGAAAGTTTTCATCAAAACTATGAAAACCTTTAACACAAATCTGACTGAAGTAGCTTTTTCTCACTCTGATTCCTTAAGTGAAGAATTGGACAACATTAAAGAAAGtgcaacaatttattttattataacattACTAATAATGGTTGTTTATGCGTTAATCTCATCTGCGACTTTCAACTGCAACAACGTGGCGAATCGGATGAATTTGGCCTTCGCTGGCATCTTTGCATCTTTATTATCTATAGTTTCTTCTTTTGGGTTAGTCATAACGTGCGGGTTGGAATTCACGACAGTCGCAGGAGTGATCCCTTTCCTTATAATAG GCATTGGAATAGACGATATGTTTATTCTGCTATCCGGAATGGCCGGTGCCCCTCCCCTTTATAAATCGACAGTAGAGGAGCGAATGGCTTTCATGTTGAAGAAGGGTGGGGTAGCCATTACTATTACGTCAGTGACAGACATGATCGCATTCATCATTGGAGCTTCTGCTGTATTTGTTAGCAttaagatattttgtttatacacag CTGTAGCGGTGTTTTTCTGTTACCTAAACCAGCTGTTTATTCTTTGCCCTGCAATTGCTATCAACGAGTGTCGTACCGAACAGAAAAGACATTTTTGTTGCTGCACTCAAAGAGTAAAATCTAAAGAAATTTACAAGAGAAAGTCGAAATCGAGATGTTTTATTCAGTGCTTTGCTGGTCATCAGCCGAAAAGTCGAGAAGATGTTGAAAGTCCACTGGAAAAGTACCCAAAGAGACTAATCTCATTAATTCTCCGATATAAACCAGGAAAACTGATTGTTGCTGTAGTATTTTTGGCATACATTGTTAGTTCTATATATGGGGCGTTGAATTTAAAACAAGGTCTTGATGTTCACAATCTAGTCTCAAAAGATTCTTACTACTACACATATGGTGTCTGGGACACTACCTATTTTACCTCCGACCCTATGGTCACAGTATGTATTACAAACACTCAGCAGTACCATACGCCTCAAGTACAAAACCAGATACGTTCACTCATCGTTACTGTGAAGAAAGATGACAACATTGACGATCACTTTGCGATCAATTGGTTGGCAGTTTACAAAGATTCCGCATTCTATAACAGCACATCAGAAAATGCCTTTGTGAAAGCTTTGAGAGAATTTCTTCTATCTCCACAAGGACAAATGTTTTCTAATGACATAGTATTGGATGAAACAACTAACTCTATTGTGTCGTCCAAAATTCATCTCAGAACTGTAAATTTGAAAACACAGGAAGAGCAAGGCGATTTAATGTTACGTATTAGGGAGATTGAAAAACATGCGCCTGTACAATGCATAATTTTTAGCCCCATCTTTACACTTTGTGAacaatatattcaaattttgtcaACAACCTTGCAGACAGTCGGTATAACTTTGGCGGTTGTTCTGTTggtcaaatattttttcatgcCCAATATCGTGGTAGGAGTAGTTGTGGCGATGACACTTGTGAGCATCATTGTGGGAATATTTGGCTTCATGTACTATTTCGACCTTTCTCTTAATTCCATGACGATGATTCACCTCGTGATGAGTGTAGGGTTTTCGGTTGATTTCAGTGTTCACATCTGCCATGCTTTCTTGTCTCTCAAAAGCAATGATCGCGACAAGGTCTTGGAGGAAGCCATTGACGCAACGGGTGGACCCATCTTGAACGCAGCCATCTCTTCCATGCTTGGTgtagttattttgataatttccgACAGCTACGCATTCTTGTGTTTTGGTAAAGTGATGTTATTGGTCTTAGGACTGGGCTTACTTCATGCATGCTTGTTCTTACCATTATTTCTATACATTTTGATGCCTTGTTTACTTCATCAGAAAAATGCTGTTGAACCAGAAAAGGCTAGAGTTGAATTGAATTATCTAGAAACATTTACGATTTATGACCCAAGACTTTTCAAAAGTGAACTATCTTTGAATACCCCCGGTAATTATTCTGACGATTTTGAAGAGTCGGAATTCGACTGCTCATCTGTATCTTCTGGCAATGAGCATGTGTCGCCAAACCAGGATGAAGAGaaacaatga
- the LOC128160432 gene encoding uncharacterized protein LOC128160432, translating into MTPFAIVLKSLTKMTAIPAAPSLGMFLCLLFANIRSTVGVYCYYSYTYSYYYCNYTYSSDVSVDVIGGAVAGVIIFAIIVFVVIAIFCKKKVVTRGRVTNITPATTVTTIQPPPPQGGFNQPPPPSFGGGNPAYPPGQYPPPPPAYGTGAYPPPGGSYPPPGGNFPPPKY; encoded by the exons ATGACACCGTTTGCAATTGTGTTAAAGTCACTGACCAAAATGACGGCGATTCCAGCAGCCCCGAGTCTTGGGATGTTTCTGTGTTTACTGTTTGCAA ATATTCGGAGCACGGTCGGCGTCTACTGCTACTACTCGTACACCTACTCCTACTACTACTGCAACTATACCTACTCCTCCGATGT GAGCGTGGACGTGATAGGTGGCGCTGTGGCGGGGGTCATCATATTCGCCATCATCGTATTTGTGGTGATCGCGATCTTCTGTAAGAAGAAGGTGGTCACTAGAGGGCGTGTGACAAACATTACCCCGGCAACCACCGTCACCACCATTCAACCGCCACCACCCCAAG GAGGATTCAATCAACCACCGCCTCCCTCTTTTGGAGGAGGTAACCCAGCGTACCCACCCGGCCAGTACCCTCCCCCACCCCCTGCCTATGGAACTGGAGCTTATCCACCCCCGGGCGGAAGTTACCCACCCCCGGGCGGGAACTTTCCACCTCCAAAATACTAA
- the LOC128160431 gene encoding cysteine and tyrosine-rich protein 1-like — MESMTAMARDFLLFIVTALSLNASVRAASYCYYSYYYYSYRCYYYYYYYYDSSVGTIAGAVIGGLFALAVVIGIIVFICVVVCKCKTTGVRGRVVQPGVGVSNNVTYINSPSAPPYNSGFTYGGTQPMNTGPMPPAYTNQAPPEYQPPPPAPQYNDPAYPPPQYQNLTNGPPPTTHEYR; from the exons ATGGAGAGTATGACGGCCATGGCGCGGGACTTCCTTCTGTTCATTGTCACTGCTCTATCAT TGAATGCCTCCGTGAGAGCGGCCTCCTACTGTTACTACTCCTACTACTACTACAGCTACAGATgttactactactactactattaCTATGA TAGCTCTGTGGGGACGATCGCCGGGGCGGTGATAGGGGGGTTGTTCGCATTGGCAGTCGTCATCGGAATCATCGTGTTCATCTGTGTTGTTGTCTGTAAATGTAAAACGACTGGGGTCAGAGGTCGAGTCGTTCAACCCGGAGTGGGCGTGTCCAATAATGTCACGTATATAAATTCCCCATCAGCGCCACCCTACAACA GCGGGTTTACTTATGGTGGAACTCAACCAATGAATACGGGACCAATGCCCCCGGCGTACACCAACCAGGCACCCCCGGAATaccaacccccacccccagcGCCTCAGTACAACGACCCCGCCTACCCTCCCCCTCAATACCAGAACTTAACCAACGGACCCCCACCTACCACTCACGAGTATAGATGA
- the LOC128160221 gene encoding patched domain-containing protein 3-like isoform X2, giving the protein MFILLSGMAGAPPLYKSTVEERMAFMLKKGGVAITITSVTDMIAFIIGASAVFVSIKIFCLYTAVAVFFCYLNQLFILCPAIAINECRTEQKRHFCCCTQRVKSKEIYKRKSKSRCFIQCFAGHQPKSREDVESPLEKYPKRLISLILRYKPGKLIVAVVFLAYIVSSIYGALNLKQGLDVHNLVSKDSYYYTYGVWDTTYFTSDPMVTVCITNTQQYHTPQVQNQIRSLIVTVKKDDNIDDHFAINWLAVYKDSAFYNSTSENAFVKALREFLLSPQGQMFSNDIVLDETTNSIVSSKIHLRTVNLKTQEEQGDLMLRIREIEKHAPVQCIIFSPIFTLCEQYIQILSTTLQTVGITLAVVLLVKYFFMPNIVVGVVVAMTLVSIIVGIFGFMYYFDLSLNSMTMIHLVMSVGFSVDFSVHICHAFLSLKSNDRDKVLEEAIDATGGPILNAAISSMLGVVILIISDSYAFLCFGKVMLLVLGLGLLHACLFLPLFLYILMPCLLHQKNAVEPEKARVELNYLETFTIYDPRLFKSELSLNTPGNYSDDFEESEFDCSSVSSGNEHVSPNQDEEKQ; this is encoded by the exons ATGTTTATTCTGCTATCCGGAATGGCCGGTGCCCCTCCCCTTTATAAATCGACAGTAGAGGAGCGAATGGCTTTCATGTTGAAGAAGGGTGGGGTAGCCATTACTATTACGTCAGTGACAGACATGATCGCATTCATCATTGGAGCTTCTGCTGTATTTGTTAGCAttaagatattttgtttatacacag CTGTAGCGGTGTTTTTCTGTTACCTAAACCAGCTGTTTATTCTTTGCCCTGCAATTGCTATCAACGAGTGTCGTACCGAACAGAAAAGACATTTTTGTTGCTGCACTCAAAGAGTAAAATCTAAAGAAATTTACAAGAGAAAGTCGAAATCGAGATGTTTTATTCAGTGCTTTGCTGGTCATCAGCCGAAAAGTCGAGAAGATGTTGAAAGTCCACTGGAAAAGTACCCAAAGAGACTAATCTCATTAATTCTCCGATATAAACCAGGAAAACTGATTGTTGCTGTAGTATTTTTGGCATACATTGTTAGTTCTATATATGGGGCGTTGAATTTAAAACAAGGTCTTGATGTTCACAATCTAGTCTCAAAAGATTCTTACTACTACACATATGGTGTCTGGGACACTACCTATTTTACCTCCGACCCTATGGTCACAGTATGTATTACAAACACTCAGCAGTACCATACGCCTCAAGTACAAAACCAGATACGTTCACTCATCGTTACTGTGAAGAAAGATGACAACATTGACGATCACTTTGCGATCAATTGGTTGGCAGTTTACAAAGATTCCGCATTCTATAACAGCACATCAGAAAATGCCTTTGTGAAAGCTTTGAGAGAATTTCTTCTATCTCCACAAGGACAAATGTTTTCTAATGACATAGTATTGGATGAAACAACTAACTCTATTGTGTCGTCCAAAATTCATCTCAGAACTGTAAATTTGAAAACACAGGAAGAGCAAGGCGATTTAATGTTACGTATTAGGGAGATTGAAAAACATGCGCCTGTACAATGCATAATTTTTAGCCCCATCTTTACACTTTGTGAacaatatattcaaattttgtcaACAACCTTGCAGACAGTCGGTATAACTTTGGCGGTTGTTCTGTTggtcaaatattttttcatgcCCAATATCGTGGTAGGAGTAGTTGTGGCGATGACACTTGTGAGCATCATTGTGGGAATATTTGGCTTCATGTACTATTTCGACCTTTCTCTTAATTCCATGACGATGATTCACCTCGTGATGAGTGTAGGGTTTTCGGTTGATTTCAGTGTTCACATCTGCCATGCTTTCTTGTCTCTCAAAAGCAATGATCGCGACAAGGTCTTGGAGGAAGCCATTGACGCAACGGGTGGACCCATCTTGAACGCAGCCATCTCTTCCATGCTTGGTgtagttattttgataatttccgACAGCTACGCATTCTTGTGTTTTGGTAAAGTGATGTTATTGGTCTTAGGACTGGGCTTACTTCATGCATGCTTGTTCTTACCATTATTTCTATACATTTTGATGCCTTGTTTACTTCATCAGAAAAATGCTGTTGAACCAGAAAAGGCTAGAGTTGAATTGAATTATCTAGAAACATTTACGATTTATGACCCAAGACTTTTCAAAAGTGAACTATCTTTGAATACCCCCGGTAATTATTCTGACGATTTTGAAGAGTCGGAATTCGACTGCTCATCTGTATCTTCTGGCAATGAGCATGTGTCGCCAAACCAGGATGAAGAGaaacaatga
- the LOC128160924 gene encoding uncharacterized protein LOC128160924, which produces MSKQRPDPRLSVPYGRPITRHTEDHSLVELDCSELDPTKKMTKAEVELFLVQPKAMFIDRGQPLRPPVPVNEEALREFINDIIDVSIEELVYGPEANRIADADIKSAFFNATNIDWGKKVLTKRKKKNVLKRALQFCCCCLGV; this is translated from the exons atgtcAAAACAGAGACCGGACCCACGGTTGTCAGTGCCCTACGGTAGACCGATCACTCGGCATACGGAGGACCATTCACTA gtTGAACTTGACTGCAGTGAGCTGGATCCGaccaaaaaaatgactaaagcTGAGGTCGAGCTT TTCTTGGTCCAGCCAAAAGCCATGTTCATTGACAGAGGACAG CCCCTCAGACCCCCAGTTCCTGTCAATGAAGAAGCTTTG AGAGAATTTATAAACGATATTATCGACGTCTCTATAGAGGAGCTAGTATATGGACCTGAG gCAAACAGAATTGCTGATGCTGACATCAAATCAGCATTCTTCAATGCTACAAACATTGACTGGGGGAAGAAGGTACTGACGAAGAGAAAAAAA aaaaatgttttgaagagAGCTCTGCAATTCTGTTGTTGTTGCCTGggagtttga